Proteins co-encoded in one Seriola aureovittata isolate HTS-2021-v1 ecotype China chromosome 1, ASM2101889v1, whole genome shotgun sequence genomic window:
- the il17a/f1 gene encoding interleukin 17a/f1, with protein MFSTSTSCRMTAACVVAVMMMMMMMMTVTEAAAMQKPGGHSKHPAKTHRKSDGATVETVPLQLDANSLVPSRNIRPLENDSISPWTYNISHDDSLYPSVLSEARCLLQGCLDSKGQEDRSLESRPIMHQVLVLRRVRAAGAGQNYHYRLESRLMAVGCTCVRPIVTQQQ; from the exons ATGTTTTCAACATCCACCTCCTGCAGAATGACG gctGCCTGTGTTgtggcagtgatgatgatgatgatgatgatgatgactgtgaCGGAGGCAGCAGCCATGCAGAAACCAGGCGGACATTCCAAACACCCAGCGAAGACACACAGGAAGTCTGATGGTGCGACAGTAGAAACGGTCCCCCTGCAGCTGGACGCCAATTCTTTGGTTCCTTCCAGAAACATTAGACCTCTTGAGAACGACTCCATCTCCCCGTGGACGTACAA CATCTCCCACGATGACTCCCTCTACCCCTCGGTGCTGTCTGAGGCTCGCTGTCTGCTGCAGGGCTGCCTGGACTCGAAGGGCCAGGAGGACCGGAGCCTGGAGTCCAGACCCATCATGCACCAGGTGCTGGTGCTGCGGCGAGTCAGGGCGGCAGGGGCGGGACAGAACTACCACTACAGGTTGGAGTCCCGCCTCATGGCAGTGGGCTGCACCTGTGTCCGACCCATAGTCACACAGCAACAGTGA
- the stmn4l gene encoding stathmin-like 4, like isoform X1 has translation MTLAAYKEKMRQLPLVSVFCSCILPEPRDATVDKKEAGVVDLNLCNIRDMEVIELSKRASGQAFEVILKPPTFDGGPELRATTPPRQKPSLEEIQKKLDAAQERRKCQEAELLKHLAERREHEREVAQKALTKERQEHRADADKEQRQMHLNASQEQLQEEDKHSVEVS, from the exons atgactCTAGCAG CTTACAAAGAGAAGATGCGACAGCTCCCCCTGGTGTCCGTCTTCTGCTCCTGCATCCTGCCTGAACCCAGAGACGCCACGGTCGACAAGAAGGAAG CAGGTGTGGTGGACTTGAACCTGTGCAACATCCGGGACATGGAGGTGATCGAGCTGAGCAAGCGGGCGAGTGGTCAGGCCTTCGAGGTCATCCTGAAGCCGCCCACCTTCGACGGCGGCCCCGAACTCAGGGCCACCACGCCGCCTCGCCAAAAACCCTCACTGGAGGAGATCCAGAAGAAACTGGACGCCGctcaggagaggaggaag TGTCAGGAGGCGGAGCTGCTGAAGCACCTGGCTGAGAGGAGGGAGCACGAGCGGGAAGTTGCTCAGAAAGCTCTGACCAAAGAGCGCCAGGAGCACCGCGCTGACGCCGACAAGGAACAGAGGCAGATGCACCTGAACGCCTcacaggagcagctgcaggaggag gacaAGCACAgtgtggag GTGTCTTGA
- the stmn4l gene encoding stathmin-like 4, like isoform X2, protein MTLAAYKEKMRQLPLVSVFCSCILPEPRDATVDKKEGVVDLNLCNIRDMEVIELSKRASGQAFEVILKPPTFDGGPELRATTPPRQKPSLEEIQKKLDAAQERRKCQEAELLKHLAERREHEREVAQKALTKERQEHRADADKEQRQMHLNASQEQLQEEDKHSVEVS, encoded by the exons atgactCTAGCAG CTTACAAAGAGAAGATGCGACAGCTCCCCCTGGTGTCCGTCTTCTGCTCCTGCATCCTGCCTGAACCCAGAGACGCCACGGTCGACAAGAAGGAAG GTGTGGTGGACTTGAACCTGTGCAACATCCGGGACATGGAGGTGATCGAGCTGAGCAAGCGGGCGAGTGGTCAGGCCTTCGAGGTCATCCTGAAGCCGCCCACCTTCGACGGCGGCCCCGAACTCAGGGCCACCACGCCGCCTCGCCAAAAACCCTCACTGGAGGAGATCCAGAAGAAACTGGACGCCGctcaggagaggaggaag TGTCAGGAGGCGGAGCTGCTGAAGCACCTGGCTGAGAGGAGGGAGCACGAGCGGGAAGTTGCTCAGAAAGCTCTGACCAAAGAGCGCCAGGAGCACCGCGCTGACGCCGACAAGGAACAGAGGCAGATGCACCTGAACGCCTcacaggagcagctgcaggaggag gacaAGCACAgtgtggag GTGTCTTGA